The following coding sequences lie in one Synergistota bacterium genomic window:
- the pstB gene encoding phosphate ABC transporter ATP-binding protein has translation MENEILRTENLKAYYGEQLVLKGISLSFPQNKVTAVMGPSGCGKTTFIRCLNRMHELSPDAKIEGRVLLQGKDIYTMDPMLVRRKIGMVFQRPNPFPTMSIYDNVIAGYKLNGIKLPKSELDKIVEESLKKAALWDEVKDHLHKVGTFLSGGQQQRLCIARALAMNPDVLLLDEPTSALDPIATSRIEELIIELKNTVTVILVTHNIAQAGRVSDLTAFLYLGELVEFGPTKGMFTAPKDKRTEEFLTGKFG, from the coding sequence ATGGAAAACGAGATTTTAAGGACGGAAAATTTAAAAGCATATTATGGGGAACAGCTGGTTTTGAAGGGCATTAGCCTATCCTTTCCCCAAAATAAGGTTACCGCAGTTATGGGACCGTCAGGATGCGGCAAGACAACTTTTATAAGATGTCTAAACCGTATGCATGAGCTCTCTCCTGACGCTAAGATCGAGGGAAGAGTTCTCCTTCAAGGCAAGGACATATATACCATGGACCCTATGCTTGTAAGGAGGAAAATAGGCATGGTATTCCAACGTCCAAATCCCTTTCCTACCATGAGTATATACGATAATGTTATCGCAGGATATAAGTTAAACGGTATAAAGCTTCCCAAAAGCGAGCTTGATAAAATAGTAGAAGAGTCTCTCAAAAAGGCAGCTCTTTGGGATGAAGTAAAGGATCATCTGCATAAAGTTGGCACTTTCCTCTCAGGAGGACAACAGCAGAGGCTATGCATCGCGAGAGCGCTGGCCATGAATCCAGACGTTCTTCTCTTGGATGAACCTACTTCCGCTTTGGATCCTATAGCCACTTCGAGAATAGAGGAGCTTATTATAGAGCTTAAGAATACTGTAACTGTAATTTTGGTAACGCATAATATAGCCCAAGCTGGCAGGGTATCCGATCTAACTGCTTTCCTTTACTTGGGGGAACTCGTGGAGTTTGGCCCTACGAAAGGCATGTTTACCGCACCAAAAGACAAAAGAACGGAAGAATTCCTAACGGGGAAATTTGGATAA
- the pstA gene encoding phosphate ABC transporter permease PstA, translating to MDRNGNLKLRLLKDKLFKISIIALALISVAPLVLILLYIAQRGLSVINWEFITSLPKPVGEKGGGILNALVGTVIIVGIASLLSIPPGIAAGIYMAEQEKSRISSIAKLCIEVLQSVPSIVIGIIAYVWVVMPMRGFSALAGGVALGIMMFPLVVRSTEETIKLIPESLKEAALALGVPYYRAILRVILPAGLSGILTGILVGIARIAGETAPLLFTAFGSPYLNINIFKPMSSLPLLIFNYATSPYEEWHKIAWGASFVLVMMILILNIIARVMAKRWKTRF from the coding sequence TAAGCTCTTTAAGATATCGATAATAGCGCTTGCTCTTATATCTGTAGCTCCTTTGGTTCTCATTCTGCTTTACATAGCGCAGAGAGGTCTAAGCGTTATAAACTGGGAGTTCATAACCAGTCTACCAAAGCCTGTGGGAGAAAAGGGAGGAGGAATACTTAACGCCTTGGTTGGAACGGTAATAATAGTCGGTATAGCAAGCCTCTTATCCATACCACCAGGCATAGCAGCTGGAATATATATGGCGGAGCAGGAAAAAAGCAGAATTTCAAGCATAGCTAAGCTATGTATAGAGGTGTTGCAAAGCGTTCCATCAATAGTGATAGGTATTATAGCTTATGTGTGGGTTGTAATGCCTATGCGAGGTTTCTCAGCCCTTGCAGGAGGAGTAGCATTAGGAATAATGATGTTTCCACTCGTAGTACGCTCAACGGAGGAAACCATAAAACTTATACCAGAATCCTTAAAGGAAGCAGCTTTAGCGCTTGGAGTACCATATTATAGAGCCATATTAAGAGTTATTCTCCCCGCAGGATTAAGTGGGATACTAACGGGAATCTTGGTTGGAATAGCAAGAATAGCGGGAGAAACTGCTCCCCTACTTTTTACCGCCTTTGGCAGTCCATATTTGAACATCAATATATTTAAGCCCATGAGTTCACTTCCTCTGCTGATATTTAACTACGCCACAAGTCCATATGAAGAATGGCATAAAATAGCATGGGGAGCTTCCTTCGTACTTGTAATGATGATACTTATACTTAATATAATAGCGAGGGTGATGGCTAAAAGATGGAAAACGAGATTTTAA